One window of Amaranthus tricolor cultivar Red isolate AtriRed21 chromosome 13, ASM2621246v1, whole genome shotgun sequence genomic DNA carries:
- the LOC130799029 gene encoding uncharacterized protein LOC130799029 produces the protein MACSISSSAFLISSDLFGARKNKPTSLSCSSFRQFNLSLNFKTNLSNSTPKQELLLKKKMACSISSSAFLISSDLFGARKNKPTSLSCSSFRQFNLSLNFKTNLSNSTPKQDFVVQAAWTRLSRGEPRKTGRKSWKQRTDMFMRPFLLNVFFSKRFIHAKVMHRGTSKVISVATTNAKDLRTTLTSLTDNNACRVVGKLIAERSKEADVYALAYEPRKDERIEGKLGIVLDAIRENGIIFVD, from the exons ATGGCTTGTAGCATATCATCTTCTGCATTTCTTATATCGTCAGACTTGTTTGGAGCTCGAAAGAATAAGCCCACCTCATTATCATGTTCTTCATTTCGTCAATTCAATCTTTCTCtcaattttaaaactaatttgTCAAATTCTACACCCAAACAG GAATTACTGTTAAAGAAGAAGATGGCTTGTAGCATATCATCTTCTGCATTTCTTATATCGTCAGACTTGTTTGGAGCTCGAAAGAATAAGCCCACCTCATTATCATGTTCTTCATTTCGTCAATTCAATCTTTCTCtcaattttaaaactaatttgTCAAATTCTACACCCAAACAG GATTTTGTTGTTCAAGCAGCTTGGACTCGGTTATCTCGAGGAGAACCAAGGAAAACCGGTAGGAAATCATGGAAGCAACGGACTGATATGTTCATGAGACCTTTTCTGCTAAATGTATTCTTCTCGAAGCGATTTATTCATGCCAAAGTGATGCACCGTGGAACCAGCAAAGTGATATCTGTTGCAACCACGAATGCTAAGGATTTAAGAACTACCTTGACATCCCTTACTGATAATAATGCATGCAGAGTGGTAGGTAAGCTCATTGCTGAGAGATCAAAAGAAGCTGATGTATATGCCCTGGCCTATGAGCCTCGGAAAGATGAGCGCATTGAGGGAAAGCTTGGCATCGTCCTTGATGCCATTAGAGAAAATGGAATCATATTTGTAGATTAA
- the LOC130798946 gene encoding signal recognition particle 9 kDa protein-like: protein CDCQCLKLKTDQAQDAKMMEKLNNIFFALMARGPEVDIAEVTGKEQLEAQPSNKGRGRKQ, encoded by the exons TGTGACTGCCAGTGCCTAAAACTTAAGACTGATCAAGCACAAGATGCAAAGATGATGGAGAAGCTCAACAATATATTCTTTGCTTTGATGGCTCGTGGTCCTGAAG TGGATATAGCAGAAGTCACAGGGAAAGAACAATTGGAGGCACAGCCGTCAAACAAAGGAAGAGGAAGAAAGCAATGA
- the LOC130799030 gene encoding uncharacterized protein LOC130799030 isoform X1, which yields MNQALSPFSSLFLVAEQKELPLKKKMACSISSSAFLISLDLFGARKNKPTSLSWSSSFPQFNLSLNSKTNLSNSTPKQDFVVQVAWTRRSRGEPRKTGRKSWKQRTDMFMRPFLLNVFFSKRFIHAKEMHRGTSKVISVATTNAKDLRTTLTSLTDNNACRVVGKLIAERSKEADVYALAYEPRKDERIEGKLGIVLDTIRENGIIFVD from the exons ATGAATCAAGCATTAAGTCCGTTTTCCTCCTTGTTTCTGGTAGCTGAACAAAAG GAATTACCGTTAAAGAAGAAGATGGCTTGTAGCATATCATCTTCTGCATTTCTTATATCGCTAGACTTGTTTGGAGCTCGAAAGAATAAGCCCACCTCATTATCATGGTCTTCTTCATTTCCTCAATTCAATCTTTCTCTCAATTCCAAAACTAATTTGTCAAATTCTACACCCAAACAG GATTTTGTTGTTCAAGTAGCTTGGACTCGGAGATCTCGAGGAGAACCAAGGAAAACCGGTAGGAAATCATGGAAGCAACGGACTGATATGTTCATGAGACCTTTTCTGCTAAATGTATTCTTCTCGAAGCGATTTATTCATGCCAAAGAGATGCACCGTGGAACCAGCAAAGTGATATCTGTTGCAACCACGAATGCTAAGGATTTAAGAACTACCTTGACATCCCTTACTGATAATAATGCATGCAGAGTGGTAGGTAAGCTCATTGCTGAAAGATCAAAAGAAGCTGATGTATATGCCCTGGCCTATGAGCCTCGGAAAGATGAGCGCATTGAGGGAAAGCTTGGCATCGTCCTTGATACCATTAGAGAAAATGGAATCATTTTTGTAGATTAA
- the LOC130799030 gene encoding uncharacterized protein LOC130799030 isoform X4: MACSISSSAFLISLDLFGARKNKPTSLSWSSSFPQFNLSLNSKTNLSNSTPKQDFVVQVAWTRRSRGEPRKTGRKSWKQRTDMFMRPFLLNVFFSKRFIHAKEMHRGTSKVISVATTNAKDLRTTLTSLTDNNACRVVGKLIAERSKEADVYALAYEPRKDERIEGKLGIVLDTIRENGIIFVD, from the exons ATGGCTTGTAGCATATCATCTTCTGCATTTCTTATATCGCTAGACTTGTTTGGAGCTCGAAAGAATAAGCCCACCTCATTATCATGGTCTTCTTCATTTCCTCAATTCAATCTTTCTCTCAATTCCAAAACTAATTTGTCAAATTCTACACCCAAACAG GATTTTGTTGTTCAAGTAGCTTGGACTCGGAGATCTCGAGGAGAACCAAGGAAAACCGGTAGGAAATCATGGAAGCAACGGACTGATATGTTCATGAGACCTTTTCTGCTAAATGTATTCTTCTCGAAGCGATTTATTCATGCCAAAGAGATGCACCGTGGAACCAGCAAAGTGATATCTGTTGCAACCACGAATGCTAAGGATTTAAGAACTACCTTGACATCCCTTACTGATAATAATGCATGCAGAGTGGTAGGTAAGCTCATTGCTGAAAGATCAAAAGAAGCTGATGTATATGCCCTGGCCTATGAGCCTCGGAAAGATGAGCGCATTGAGGGAAAGCTTGGCATCGTCCTTGATACCATTAGAGAAAATGGAATCATTTTTGTAGATTAA
- the LOC130799030 gene encoding uncharacterized protein LOC130799030 isoform X3, translating into MELPLKKKMACSISSSAFLISLDLFGARKNKPTSLSWSSSFPQFNLSLNSKTNLSNSTPKQDFVVQVAWTRRSRGEPRKTGRKSWKQRTDMFMRPFLLNVFFSKRFIHAKEMHRGTSKVISVATTNAKDLRTTLTSLTDNNACRVVGKLIAERSKEADVYALAYEPRKDERIEGKLGIVLDTIRENGIIFVD; encoded by the exons ATG GAATTACCGTTAAAGAAGAAGATGGCTTGTAGCATATCATCTTCTGCATTTCTTATATCGCTAGACTTGTTTGGAGCTCGAAAGAATAAGCCCACCTCATTATCATGGTCTTCTTCATTTCCTCAATTCAATCTTTCTCTCAATTCCAAAACTAATTTGTCAAATTCTACACCCAAACAG GATTTTGTTGTTCAAGTAGCTTGGACTCGGAGATCTCGAGGAGAACCAAGGAAAACCGGTAGGAAATCATGGAAGCAACGGACTGATATGTTCATGAGACCTTTTCTGCTAAATGTATTCTTCTCGAAGCGATTTATTCATGCCAAAGAGATGCACCGTGGAACCAGCAAAGTGATATCTGTTGCAACCACGAATGCTAAGGATTTAAGAACTACCTTGACATCCCTTACTGATAATAATGCATGCAGAGTGGTAGGTAAGCTCATTGCTGAAAGATCAAAAGAAGCTGATGTATATGCCCTGGCCTATGAGCCTCGGAAAGATGAGCGCATTGAGGGAAAGCTTGGCATCGTCCTTGATACCATTAGAGAAAATGGAATCATTTTTGTAGATTAA
- the LOC130799030 gene encoding uncharacterized protein LOC130799030 isoform X2, with protein MTLFTQSAELPLKKKMACSISSSAFLISLDLFGARKNKPTSLSWSSSFPQFNLSLNSKTNLSNSTPKQDFVVQVAWTRRSRGEPRKTGRKSWKQRTDMFMRPFLLNVFFSKRFIHAKEMHRGTSKVISVATTNAKDLRTTLTSLTDNNACRVVGKLIAERSKEADVYALAYEPRKDERIEGKLGIVLDTIRENGIIFVD; from the exons atgaccctgtttacccagtcagcg GAATTACCGTTAAAGAAGAAGATGGCTTGTAGCATATCATCTTCTGCATTTCTTATATCGCTAGACTTGTTTGGAGCTCGAAAGAATAAGCCCACCTCATTATCATGGTCTTCTTCATTTCCTCAATTCAATCTTTCTCTCAATTCCAAAACTAATTTGTCAAATTCTACACCCAAACAG GATTTTGTTGTTCAAGTAGCTTGGACTCGGAGATCTCGAGGAGAACCAAGGAAAACCGGTAGGAAATCATGGAAGCAACGGACTGATATGTTCATGAGACCTTTTCTGCTAAATGTATTCTTCTCGAAGCGATTTATTCATGCCAAAGAGATGCACCGTGGAACCAGCAAAGTGATATCTGTTGCAACCACGAATGCTAAGGATTTAAGAACTACCTTGACATCCCTTACTGATAATAATGCATGCAGAGTGGTAGGTAAGCTCATTGCTGAAAGATCAAAAGAAGCTGATGTATATGCCCTGGCCTATGAGCCTCGGAAAGATGAGCGCATTGAGGGAAAGCTTGGCATCGTCCTTGATACCATTAGAGAAAATGGAATCATTTTTGTAGATTAA